A stretch of Zonotrichia albicollis isolate bZonAlb1 chromosome 32, bZonAlb1.hap1, whole genome shotgun sequence DNA encodes these proteins:
- the LOC141725973 gene encoding uncharacterized protein LOC141725973, which yields MGANPIVSLSPWRQIPSCPSPQGRQIPSCPCPHGGKSHRVLVLAPPEQELSMESSEEPEAEAVWSGSTARQGEANGEEKPHKCSECGKSFKRRSCLIVHQRTHTGSEGEKPSLEQGQSSELGVQEQLQGGEEKPHKCSECGKSFRWRSKLTVHLRSHTGERPFECAECHQRFYGSVHLVSHQRIHTNERPFCCPGCGKGFRQKSHLVIHRRIHTEERPYKCGECGKGFTLSSHLIYHQRSHTGERPYECDQCQKSFMSSSDLLVHQRSHTDERPFQCPDCGKGFNRVSTMNRHRMIHTGERPYECDQCEKRFDRSSHLLRHQLIHTEVRPFYCPDCGKGYKNNSNLITHQRIHTGERPYKCDQCGKGFRDNSNLTAHLRSHTGEGPYECDPCQKRFLSSSELRRHQRSHTGERPFRCPDCGVGFKQNCALIVHRRIHTGERPYQCPQCGKGFTTSSSMTRHQKRQHPVGSNAIVSLSPWGQIPSCPCPRGGKSHRVLVLAPPEQELSMESSEEPVAEAVWSGSTARQGEANGEEKPRRSLSRRGCKGRARGSEGERASLGHGGAQRSELGPREQLQGGEEKPHKCSECGKSFKRRSCLIVHQRTHTGSEGEKPSLEQGQSSELGVQEPLQGGEEKPHKCSECGKSFRWRSKLTVHLRSHTGERPFECAECHQRFCTNSNLVSHQSIHTNERPFCCPDCGKGFREKSHLVIHRRIHTEERLYKCGECGKGFTLSSHLIVHHRSHTGERPYQCDQCQKSFMSSGGLVVHQRSHTDERPFQCPDCGQRFNRVSTLNRHRMIHTGERPYECGQCRKQFRSSSDLLSHQLIHTEERPFHCPDCGKGFRHNSVLNRHRRRHTGEGPYECDQCQKGFYTSSELLRHQRIHTDERPFRCPECGVGFRYNSALIIHRRIHTGERPYQCPHCGKGFIASGSMTKHQKSQH from the exons atgggggcaaatcccatcgtgtccttgtccccgtggcggcaaatcccatcgtgtccttctCCAcaggggaggcaaatcccatcgtgtccttgtccccatgggggcaaatcccaccgtgtccttgtccttgctccccccgagcaggagctgagcatggagagcagcgaggagccggaggcagaggccgtttggagcggctccacggctcggcagggagaagccaacggggaggagaagccccacaagtgctccgagtgtgggaagagcttcaagaggagatcctgcctgattgtgcaccagagaacccacacgggatctgagggggaaaaacccagcctggagcagggtcagagctcagagctgggggtccaagagcagctccagggtggggaggagaagccccacaagtgctccgagtgtgggaagagcttcaggtggagatCCAAACTGActgtccacctgaggagccacaccggggagaggccctttgagtgtgcTGAATGCCATCAGAGGTTTTACGGCAGCGTCCATCTGGTCAGTCACCAGCGCATTCACACCAACGAGCGGCCATTTTGCTGTCCCGGTTGTGGAAAGGGATTCAGGCAAAAGTCACACCTGGTTATCCACCGACGCATCCACACCGAGGAGAGACCCTAtaagtgtggggagtgtgggaagggcttcacctTGAGCTCCCACCTGATTTaccaccagaggagccacacgggggagcgaccctacgagtgtgaccagtgccagaagagctttatgagcagctctgatctcctggtgcaccagcgctcacacacggacgagaggcccttccagtgccccgactgcgggaagggcttcaaccgTGTCTCCACCATGAACAGGCACCggatgatccacaccggggagaggccctacgagtgtgatcagtgcgAGAAAAGGTTTGACAGGTCCTCCCATCTCCTCCGTCACCAGCTCATTCACACCGAGGTGAGGCCTTTCTACTGCCCTGACTGCGGAAAGGGCTACAAGAACAACAGcaacctcatcacccaccagcgcatccacactggggagagaccctacaagtgtgatcagtgtgggaagggcttcagagaCAACTCCAACCTGActgcccacctgaggagccacaccggggaggggccctacgagtgtgatccgtgccagaagaggttcctgagcagctctgagctccgCCGTCACCAACGCAgtcacaccggggagaggcccttccgctgtcccgattgtggggtgggattcaagcAGAACTGTGCCCTCATcgtccaccggcgcatccacaccggggagagaccctaccagtgtccccagtgtgggaagggcttcaccaCAAGCAGCAGCATGACCAGACACCAGAAgaggcagcac cccgtggGCTCAAAtgccatcgtgtccttgtccccatgggggcaaatcccatcgtgtccttgtccccgtgggggcaaatcccatcgtgtccttgtccttgctccccccgagcaggagctgagcatggagagcagcgaggagccggtggcagaggccgtttggagcggctccacggctcggcagggagaagccaacggggaggagaagccgcggagatccctgagcaggaggggctgcaaaggcagagcgcggggatccgagggggaaagagccagcctgggccatggaggggctcagagatccgagctggggccccgtgagcagctccagggtggggaggagaagccccacaagtgctccgagtgtgggaagagcttcaagaggagatcctgcctgattgtgcaccagagaacccacacgggatctgagggggaaaaacccagcctggagcagggtcagagctcggagctggggGTCCAAGAGCCgctccagggtggggaggagaagccccacaagtgctcggaatgtgggaagagcttcaggtggagatCCAAACTGActgtccacctgaggagccacaccggggagaggccctttgagtgtgcTGAATGCCATCAGAGGTTTTGCACCAACTCCAATCTCGTCAGTCACCAGAGCATTCACACCAACGAGCGGCCATTTTGCTGTCCCGATTGTGGAAAGGGATTCAGGGAAAAGTCACACCTGGTTATCCACCGACGCATCCACACCGAGGAGAGACTCTATAAGTgcggggaatgtgggaagggcttcacctTGAGCTCCCATCTCATTGTCCACCACAGGAGCCACACGGGGGAACGACCCTACCAGTGtgaccagtgccagaagagCTTTATGAGCAGTGGTGGACTCGTGGTTCACCAGCGctcacacacggacgagaggcccttccagtgccccgactgcgggcAGCGCTTCAACCGCGTCTCCACCCTGAACAGGCACCggatgatccacaccggggagaggccctacgagtgtggtcAGTGCAGGAAACAGTTTCGGAGCAGCTCCGATCTCCTCAGTCACCAGCTCatccacaccgaggagaggccgttccactgccctgactgcgggaagggcttcaggcacAACTCTGTCCTCAACAGGCACCGGCGCAGGCACACCGGGGAggggccctacgagtgtgatcagtgccagaagggcttttacacctcgtctgaactcctcaggcaccagcgcattcacacggacgagaggcccttccgctgtcccgaatgtggggtgggattcCGGTACAACTCTGCCCTCATcatccaccggcgcatccacactggagagagaccctaccagtgtccccactgtgggaagggcttcattGCAAGCGGCAGCATGACCAAACACCAgaagagccagcactga
- the LOC141726050 gene encoding uncharacterized protein LOC141726050 yields MESSEEPVAEAVWSGSTARQGEANGEEKPRRSLSRRGCKGRARGSEGERASLGHGGAQRSELGPREQLQGGEEKPHKCSECGKSFKRRSCLIVHQRTHTGSEGEKPSLEQGQSSELGVHEQLQGGEEKPHKCSECGKSFRWRSTLTVHLRSHTGERPFECDECHQRFYTKADLVIHQRIHTNERPFCCPDCGKGFRERSSLVIHQRIHTGEKAYKCGECGQSFRHSSSLSAHQRTHTGERPYECDQCQKRFVRSSELLVHQRSHTDERPFQCPDCGKGFNLVSTLNKHRRIHTGERPYECGQCRKRFRSSSNLLSHQITHTEERPFHCRDCGKGFRRKSHLNTHRRIHTGEGPQECPQCGKSFRTRSTLTAHLRSHTGERPYECDQCGKSFTHSSHLTVHQRIHSGERPYKCDQCQKRFLRSTDLLCHQLIHIEEKPFYCHDCGKGFVHKSNLMVHRRIHTGERPYQCPQCGKSFTNSSTLVTHQMIHTGERPHECGECGKSFIYKSHLIYHQRSHTGERPYECDQCKKSFQSSSHLRMHQRIHTEERPFRCPDCGNSFKHNSEFVAHQRIHSEKRPYKCDQCKKRFLRSADLLRHQLIHLEEKPFQCRDCGKGFVQNSNLIVHRRIHTGERPYECNQCGKSFPQISSLTRHQKSKHHGQPLVGRAPCAAPAPSHTGGSALDGPQ; encoded by the coding sequence atggagagcagcgaggagccggtggcagaggccgtttggagcggctccacggctcggcagggagaagccaacggggaggagaagccgcggagatccctgagcaggaggggctgcaaaggcagagcgcggggatccgagggggaaagagccagcctgggccatggaggggctcagagatccgagctggggccccgtgagcagctccagggaggggaggagaagccccacaagtgctccgagtgtgggaagagcttcaagcgCAGATCCTGcctgattgtgcaccagagaacccacacgggatctgagggggaaaaacccagcctggagcagggtcagagctcagagctgggggtccatgagcagctccagggtggggaggagaagccccacaagtgctcggaatgtgggaagagcttcaggtggagatCCACACTGActgtccacctgaggagccacacaggggagaggccctttgagtgtgaTGAATGCCATCAGAGGTTTTACACCAAGGCCGATCTCGTCATTCACCAGCGCATTCACACCAATGAGCGGCCATTTTGCTGTCCTGATTGTGGAAAGGGATTCAGGGAAAGGTCCAGCCTCGTCATCCACCAGCgaatccacaccggggagaaggCCTAtaagtgtggggagtgtgggcagagcttTAGACATAGTTCCAGCCTTTCAGCccaccagagaacccacacgggggaacgaccctacgagtgtgaccagtgccagaagaggtttgtgaggagctctgagctcctggtgcaccagcgctcacacacggacgagaggcccttccagtgccccgactgcgggaagggcttcaaccTCGTCTCCACCCTGAAcaagcaccggcgcatccacaccggggagaggccctacgagtgtggtcAGTGCAGGAAACGGTTTCggagcagctccaatctcctcagTCACCAGATCAcccacaccgaggagaggccgttccactgccgtgactgcgggaagggcttcagacGCAAGTCCCACCTCaacacccaccggcgcatccacactggcgAGGGACCCcaggagtgtccccagtgtgggaagagcttcagaacGAGGTCCACCCTGActgcccacctgaggagccacactggggagaggccctacgagtgtgatcagtgcgGGAAGAGTTTCACCCATAGCTCCCATCTGACTgtccaccagcgcatccacagcggggagaggccctacaagtgtgatcagtgccagaagaggtttcTGAGGAGCACTGATCTCCTCTGTCACCAGCTCATCCACATCGAGGAGAAGCCGTTCTACTGCCatgactgcgggaagggcttcgtTCACAAAAGCAACCTCATGgtccaccggcgcatccacaccggggagagaccctaccaGTGTccgcagtgtgggaagagcttcaccaaCAGCTCCACCCTGGTCacccaccagatgatccacaccggggagaggccccacgagtgtggggagtgcggGAAGAGCTTCATTTACAAGTCCCACCTGATTTaccaccagaggagccacactggggaacgaccctacgagtgtgatcagtgcaagAAAAGcttccagagcagctcccatctGCGCatgcaccagcgcatccacaccgaggagaggccgtTCCGCTGCCCTGATTGTGGGAAcagcttcaagcacaactctgaATTCGTCgcccaccagcgcatccacagcgagaagaggccctacaagtgtgatcagtgcaaGAAGAGGTTTCTGAGGAGCGCTGATCTCCTCCGTCACCAGCTCATCCACCTCGAGGAGAAGCCGTTCCAATGCcgtgactgcgggaagggcttcgtTCAGAACAGCAACCTCATcgtccaccggcgcatccacactggggagagaccctacGAATGCAatcagtgtgggaagagctttccTCAAATCTCCAGcttgaccagacaccaaaaGAGCAAGCACCATGGGCAGCCCTTGGTGGGAAGAgctccgtgcgctgctccagctccatctcacacGGGAGGATCTGCCCTGGATGGTCCCCAGTGA